A stretch of the Arachis stenosperma cultivar V10309 chromosome 6, arast.V10309.gnm1.PFL2, whole genome shotgun sequence genome encodes the following:
- the LOC130935631 gene encoding PHD finger protein ING2 isoform X2, translated as MTIWSMLALCPLSFRGFSILCENLMNDPNTRQQTKVCMGISSHGSKKGNHVSGHHYNNNHHANEEDEAAIEKLRKEIEANQDNALNLCTEKVLLARQAYDLIDSHVKRLDEDLNNFAEDLKQEGKIPPDEPAILPPLPIVPKPEKRKPLYVTPQSKRLDYRDRDWDREHDRDFELMPPPGSHKKEYVTPMEMDTPIDPNEPTYCVCHQVSFGDMIACDNENCQGGEWFHYSCVGLTQETRFKGKWYCPTCRLLPQCQ; from the exons ATGACTATTTGGAGT ATGCTAGCACTTTGCCCGCTGAGCTTCAGAGGCTTCTCAATACTGTGCGAGAACTTGATGAACGATCCCAAT ACTAGGCAGCAGACAAAGGTGTGTATGGGGATCTCATCACATGGCTCTAAGAAGGGTAACCATGTCAGTGGCCATCATTATAATAACAATCATCATGCAAATGAGGAAGACGAGGCTGCGATTGAGAAATTACGAAAGGAAATCGAGGCCAATCAGGATAATGCATTGAACCTATGTACTGAGAAAGTTTTGTTGGCACGGCAAGCATATGACTTG ATAGATAGTCATGTCAAACGTCTTGATGAGGATTTAAACAACTTTGCTGAAGACCTCAAGCAAG AGGGGAAAATACCACCGGATGAACCAGCAATTCTTCCCCCATTGCCTATAGTCCCTAAACCTGAAAAACGCAAGCCTTTATATGTAACACCACAGTCAAAGAGGCTTGATTACAGGGATAGAGACTGGGATCGGGAGCATGATAGAGACTTTGAGCTAATGCCTCCACCAGGTAGCCATAAGAAGGAGTATGTAACTCCTATGGAGATGGATACACCTATTGATCCAAATGAGCCAACATACTGTGTTTGTCATCAG GTGTCTTTTGGTGACATGATTGCTTGTGACAACGAAAAT TGCCAAGGAGGAGAATGGTTCCACTATTCATGTGTCGGCTTAACTCAAGAGACAAGGTTCAAGGGTAAATGGTATTGTCCAACCTGCAGATTACTACCACAATGCCAATGA
- the LOC130935631 gene encoding PHD finger protein ING2 isoform X1 → MAIARTGVYVDDYLEYASTLPAELQRLLNTVRELDERSQSMINQTRQQTKVCMGISSHGSKKGNHVSGHHYNNNHHANEEDEAAIEKLRKEIEANQDNALNLCTEKVLLARQAYDLIDSHVKRLDEDLNNFAEDLKQEGKIPPDEPAILPPLPIVPKPEKRKPLYVTPQSKRLDYRDRDWDREHDRDFELMPPPGSHKKEYVTPMEMDTPIDPNEPTYCVCHQVSFGDMIACDNENCQGGEWFHYSCVGLTQETRFKGKWYCPTCRLLPQCQ, encoded by the exons ATGGCAATTGCACGCACTGGAGTCTACGTGGATGACTATTTGGAGT ATGCTAGCACTTTGCCCGCTGAGCTTCAGAGGCTTCTCAATACTGTGCGAGAACTTGATGAACGATCCCAAT CTATGATAAACCAGACTAGGCAGCAGACAAAGGTGTGTATGGGGATCTCATCACATGGCTCTAAGAAGGGTAACCATGTCAGTGGCCATCATTATAATAACAATCATCATGCAAATGAGGAAGACGAGGCTGCGATTGAGAAATTACGAAAGGAAATCGAGGCCAATCAGGATAATGCATTGAACCTATGTACTGAGAAAGTTTTGTTGGCACGGCAAGCATATGACTTG ATAGATAGTCATGTCAAACGTCTTGATGAGGATTTAAACAACTTTGCTGAAGACCTCAAGCAAG AGGGGAAAATACCACCGGATGAACCAGCAATTCTTCCCCCATTGCCTATAGTCCCTAAACCTGAAAAACGCAAGCCTTTATATGTAACACCACAGTCAAAGAGGCTTGATTACAGGGATAGAGACTGGGATCGGGAGCATGATAGAGACTTTGAGCTAATGCCTCCACCAGGTAGCCATAAGAAGGAGTATGTAACTCCTATGGAGATGGATACACCTATTGATCCAAATGAGCCAACATACTGTGTTTGTCATCAG GTGTCTTTTGGTGACATGATTGCTTGTGACAACGAAAAT TGCCAAGGAGGAGAATGGTTCCACTATTCATGTGTCGGCTTAACTCAAGAGACAAGGTTCAAGGGTAAATGGTATTGTCCAACCTGCAGATTACTACCACAATGCCAATGA
- the LOC130935975 gene encoding protein SINE1, with protein sequence MGKNLSPVMQQELANLDKDPDSRKSAMKALKSYVKDLDCKAIPVFLAKVSETKETGSLSGEFTISLYEVLARVHQVKIVPMIDSIMVSIVQTLASSAGSFPLHQACSKVVPAIARYGIEPTAPEDKKRHIIHSICKPLCDSLSSSQDSLTSGAALCLKALVDSDNWRFASSEMVNRVCQNVAVALEGKSTQTNAHMGLVMSLVKRNALVVEAYARLLIQSGLRILNAGPEERNSHKRLSAIQMVNVLMKCLDPRSVFSELDLVIEEMEKCQSDKMAFVKGAAFEALQTAKRIATDRKPRYVKSPASVTGSNFGNRDYMEGENSPQSISPESCTIDFFSGYESGSVAESAISTGQYRWNSDYERRSVNRKLWSYENGGVDVSLKDGLFSKVGQENPLLEQSGSNEFPLGDGELSEEFSGFVYRNPVNRISKSTNTSPLRSRSQTTADLINIFETPRKLIQSLQDPSDVSPGSSEKQNRRYRSLSSGNIDWSPTSEFDENGSSDHTNCDCKVNQSDDEFKSDSESVSSIDDLSGDAGIQPPINVVPENKNIVQTGSTGKALHKMKRKLFCGFSFMLLAMATPLIWISSQQDQGHYLVPT encoded by the exons ATGGGAAAGAATCTCAGCCCCGTGATGCAACAAGAGCTGGCAAATCTTGACAAAGATCCAGATAGCCGCAAATCTGCCATGAAAGCTTTGAAATCATATGTTAAGGATTTGGATTGCAAGGCCATTCCTGTGTTTCTTGCAAAAGTTTCTGAGACCAAAGAAACCGGCTCTTTGTCTGGTGAATTCACAATTTCACTCTATGAGGTTCTTGCTAGGGTTCATCAAGTCAAGATTGTCCCCATGATAGACAGCATCATGGTGTCCATAGTTCAGACCTTAGCTTCAAGTGCAGGGTCCTTCCCTCTTCACCAGGCTTGCTCGAAAGTGGTTCCGGCTATTGCCAGATATGGAATTGAACCCACAGCCCCTGAAGACAAAAAGAGACACATTATTCATTCCATTTGCAAGCCTCTTTGTGATTCCCTCTCTAGCTCCCAAGATAGTTTAACTTCCGGTGCTGCACTTTGCCTAAAGGCCCTGGTTGATTCAGATAATTGGCGATTCGCTTCGAGTGAAATGGTCAATAGGGTTTGTCAGAATGTTGCTGTGGCATTGGAGGGAAAGTCCACTCAAACCAATGCTCACATGGGTTTGGTTATGTCGCTGGTGAAGCGCAATGCTCTGGTTGTTGAAGCCTATGCAAGGTTGCTCATACAATCTGGACTAAGAATTCTGAATGCTGGCCCAGAGGAGCGTAATTCTCACAAGAGGCTCTCAGCCATTCAGATGGTGAATGTATTGATGAAGTGTTTGGACCCAAGGAGTGTATTCTCGGAGCTCGATTTGGTAATTGAAGAGATGGAGAAGTGCCAGTCTGATAAAATGGCTTTCGTGAAAGGAGCAGCATTTGAAGCCTTGCAAACTGCTAAGAGAATTGCAACTGACCGGAAGCCAAGATATGTAAAGAGTCCTGCTTCGGTGACAGGGTCGAATTTCGGTAATAGAGACTATATGGAGGGGGAAAATTCTCCTCAATCTATTTCACCAGAATCATGTACTATTGACTTTTTCAGTGGCTACGAATCTGGATCTGTTGCCGAGTCTGCTATTTCGACAGGGCAATATCGCTGGAACTCGGATTATGAGAGGAGGAGTGTGAATAGGAAGCTTTGGAGTTATGAAAATGGAGGGGTTGATGTGTCTCTTAAGGATGGTTTGTTCTCCAAAGTGGGGCAAGAGAATCCCTTGTTGGAACAGTCTGGGAGCAATGAGTTTCCTCTTGGAGATGGAGAATTGTCTGAGGAATTTTCTGGTTTTGTGTATCGAAATCCTGTGAATAGAATATCTAAAAGTACCAACACAAGTCCACTG AGATCGCGCTCGCAAACCACAGCTGACCTGATCAATATCTTTGAGACCCCAAGGAAGCTCATTCAATCACTTCAAGATCCAAGTGATGTTTCTCCGGGTAGCTCTGAGAAACAGAACAGAAGGTACAGGAGTCTATCCTCAGGCAATATCGATTGGAGCCCGACATCTGAATTTGACGAAAATGGTTCATCAGATCATACAAACTGTGACTGTAAAGTGAATCAAAGCGACGACGAATTCAAGAGTGACTCTGAGTCAGTGTCATCAATTGATGATCTTTCTGGAGATGCCGGTATTCAGCCACCTATCAATGTTGTTCCGGAAAATAAGAATATTGTGCAAACTGGCAGCACAGGGAAAGCACTTCACAAGATGAAACGTAAATTGTTCTGCGGCTTTTCATTCATGCTCCTTGCAATGGCTACCCCTCTGATTTGGATCAGCAGTCAGCAGGATCAAGGCCATTACCTTGTCCCTACATAA